The following proteins come from a genomic window of Fontisubflavum oceani:
- a CDS encoding tripartite tricarboxylate transporter substrate binding protein, whose product MTKLNLTRRVMMAATAAAMSFGSPVFADGHQMVDSIHFLIPGGAGGGWDGTARGTGEALTEAGLVGTASYENMSGGGGGVAIAYMIENAESNHGTLMVNSTPIVIRSLTGVFPQSFRDLTLVAGTIGDYAALVVPADSELTSMDDLLGTYREDPTAFAIGGGSVPGGMDHLVAAMVMQSAGEDPTAFNYIPYDAGGTAMAGLLSGEIQALSTGFSEAVALAGQGEVRILGVTSEERVGAFEDAPTFMEQGIDTTFVNWRGFFGAPGLPDEQLQAYQAAIEAMYETDAWEDVRARNGWVNIHNSGDEFRAFLEAQEQEIGDLMRTLGFL is encoded by the coding sequence ATGACGAAACTGAATTTGACCCGCCGGGTCATGATGGCCGCAACGGCGGCCGCGATGAGCTTTGGCTCACCGGTATTCGCGGATGGCCATCAGATGGTCGATAGCATCCATTTCCTGATCCCCGGCGGCGCCGGTGGCGGTTGGGACGGGACGGCTCGCGGCACAGGCGAAGCTCTGACCGAGGCCGGCCTGGTTGGGACCGCCTCGTATGAGAATATGTCCGGCGGCGGCGGCGGTGTGGCGATTGCCTATATGATCGAAAATGCCGAAAGCAATCATGGTACGCTCATGGTCAACTCGACCCCGATCGTGATCCGGTCGCTGACTGGTGTGTTCCCGCAGAGCTTCCGGGACCTGACGCTTGTGGCGGGCACCATCGGCGACTATGCGGCATTGGTTGTGCCTGCCGATAGTGAACTGACCTCGATGGACGATCTGCTCGGCACATACCGCGAAGATCCGACGGCCTTTGCCATCGGCGGCGGCTCGGTTCCGGGCGGTATGGACCATCTGGTTGCAGCGATGGTGATGCAGTCGGCGGGTGAAGACCCAACGGCCTTCAACTACATCCCCTATGATGCGGGTGGCACTGCGATGGCTGGCTTGCTGTCAGGTGAAATCCAGGCGCTATCAACCGGCTTCTCCGAAGCGGTTGCATTGGCTGGTCAGGGCGAAGTGCGCATCCTCGGCGTCACCTCGGAAGAACGCGTGGGCGCCTTCGAAGATGCCCCGACCTTCATGGAGCAGGGTATCGACACAACCTTCGTCAATTGGCGTGGGTTCTTCGGCGCGCCCGGCCTGCCGGATGAGCAGCTGCAAGCGTACCAGGCCGCGATCGAGGCTATGTACGAAACTGACGCTTGGGAAGATGTGCGGGCCCGTAATGGCTGGGTCAACATCCATAACTCCGGCGACGAGTTCCGTGCATTCCTTGAAGCACAGGAGCAGGAAATCGGCGACCTGATGCGGACGCTTGGCTTCCTCTAA
- a CDS encoding tripartite tricarboxylate transporter permease, translating to MLEGIMIGLSTAFSLTNILMVIGGCLIGTFIGMLPGLGPMSIIAIMIPVAISIGDPTAALILLAGVYYGAIFGGSTSSILLNAPGVAGTVATAFDGYPMAQKGMAGKALTIAAVASFAGGTISAVLLMIFAPALSSVALLFHSAEYFALMVVGLSAIAAFAGTGQVAKALMMTLLGLILATVGEGALFNMPRFTMGLMDLQSGLSFITLAMAMFALPEAMFLVLNPARSATEGEGGGGKITGLRFSRNEGKAMAPVIGRQSVQGFFIGVLPGAGATIASFLGYAVERNLAKGEEQKEFGKGSVKGLAAPEAANNAACTGSFVPLLTLGIPGSGTTAILLGALIALNVTPGPRLMVDTPEIFWAVIISMFIGNLVLLILNLPLIPYIAKILSIPRNYLIPFILFFTLMGAYIGQNNATELLILVGLGVLATILRFADYPLAPLLIGFILGTMLEDNFSRSMQLYRGLDFIWERPMTMGLLVIALLLVILPSYRARRARARAKGVADGD from the coding sequence ATGCTTGAAGGTATCATGATTGGCCTCAGCACGGCCTTCTCCCTCACCAATATCCTAATGGTTATCGGCGGCTGTTTGATCGGGACATTCATCGGGATGTTGCCGGGCCTTGGGCCCATGTCGATTATTGCGATTATGATCCCAGTGGCGATTTCGATTGGTGATCCGACCGCCGCCCTGATCTTGCTGGCCGGTGTCTATTACGGCGCGATTTTCGGCGGCTCGACCTCGTCGATTTTGTTGAACGCGCCGGGGGTCGCGGGCACTGTGGCGACCGCCTTTGACGGCTATCCGATGGCGCAAAAAGGCATGGCTGGGAAGGCGCTGACCATCGCCGCCGTCGCCAGCTTTGCCGGTGGCACGATTTCTGCGGTTCTCCTGATGATTTTCGCTCCCGCGCTTAGTTCGGTGGCGCTCTTGTTCCATTCGGCGGAGTACTTCGCTCTGATGGTCGTAGGGCTTTCCGCCATCGCGGCCTTCGCGGGCACGGGGCAGGTTGCCAAGGCTCTGATGATGACGCTTCTGGGCCTGATCCTGGCCACCGTGGGCGAAGGTGCTCTGTTCAACATGCCGCGCTTCACCATGGGTCTGATGGATCTGCAATCGGGGCTGAGTTTCATTACGCTGGCCATGGCGATGTTCGCGCTGCCCGAAGCCATGTTCCTGGTTCTCAACCCGGCGCGGAGTGCGACCGAAGGTGAGGGCGGCGGTGGCAAGATCACCGGCCTGCGCTTTTCGCGGAACGAAGGCAAAGCGATGGCCCCGGTCATCGGTCGGCAATCGGTACAGGGGTTCTTCATTGGCGTTCTGCCGGGTGCAGGGGCGACCATCGCCTCTTTCCTGGGCTACGCGGTGGAGCGGAACCTCGCCAAGGGGGAGGAGCAGAAGGAGTTCGGAAAAGGCTCCGTCAAAGGGCTGGCGGCGCCAGAGGCCGCCAATAACGCGGCCTGTACGGGCTCGTTTGTGCCGCTCCTGACCCTTGGGATTCCGGGGTCGGGCACAACGGCGATCTTGCTTGGCGCGCTCATCGCTTTGAACGTTACCCCAGGTCCGCGCCTCATGGTGGACACGCCAGAGATTTTCTGGGCCGTCATCATCTCGATGTTTATCGGCAATCTGGTCCTTTTGATCCTGAACCTGCCGCTGATTCCGTATATCGCGAAGATCCTGTCGATCCCGCGCAACTATCTGATCCCGTTCATCCTCTTCTTTACGCTGATGGGGGCCTATATTGGGCAAAACAACGCAACCGAGCTTCTGATTTTGGTCGGGCTTGGTGTGTTGGCGACAATCCTGCGCTTCGCGGATTATCCACTTGCGCCCCTGTTGATCGGGTTCATCCTGGGCACGATGCTGGAAGATAATTTCTCCCGTTCCATGCAGCTTTATCGTGGCCTGGATTTCATCTGGGAACGTCCGATGACAATGGGCTTGTTGGTCATTGCGCTTTTGTTGGTGATCTTGCCAAGCTATCGCGCGCGCCGCGCCCGGGCCAGGGCCAAGGGTGTGGCCGACGGGGATTGA
- a CDS encoding IclR family transcriptional regulator — MRTESVERAMSILSAFSAHQPELRLTDLARETGLHKSTVLRIANSMSIYGFMQRTPRGRYRLGPSVWRLGQIFAQDYPSREAVAPTLQKLVKATGETASFYVRAGEDRVCLYRETAADLRPFGAEEGMRLNMSTGVSGLVLRRFSGEEVADLSVFNDNGTVSSDAPTIPEISAVATPVFSASGTLIGALTISGLSSRFDAATRQKAIPLLEDLARSMGK, encoded by the coding sequence ATGCGGACCGAATCTGTCGAGCGCGCCATGTCGATCTTGAGCGCATTTTCCGCGCATCAGCCCGAGCTCCGGCTGACAGATTTGGCGCGGGAAACGGGCCTGCACAAAAGCACGGTGCTGCGGATCGCGAATTCCATGTCGATCTATGGCTTCATGCAGCGCACACCGCGCGGGCGCTATCGCTTGGGGCCAAGCGTCTGGCGGCTTGGCCAAATCTTCGCTCAAGACTATCCAAGCCGCGAAGCGGTGGCCCCGACCTTGCAGAAACTGGTCAAAGCCACCGGTGAAACCGCGTCTTTCTATGTCCGCGCTGGCGAAGATCGGGTGTGTCTCTATCGCGAGACGGCCGCCGATCTTCGACCGTTCGGCGCCGAGGAAGGCATGCGCTTGAACATGTCAACCGGGGTCTCCGGCTTGGTCCTGCGACGGTTCTCCGGCGAGGAGGTCGCGGATCTCAGCGTCTTCAATGACAATGGCACCGTCTCCTCCGACGCCCCAACAATCCCGGAGATTTCCGCCGTCGCAACGCCAGTTTTCTCAGCTTCGGGGACACTAATTGGTGCCCTGACCATATCGGGTTTGAGCAGCCGGTTCGATGCAGCAACGCGCCAGAAAGCCATCCCTTTGTTGGAAGACCTCGCCCGCTCGATGGGAAAATAG
- a CDS encoding tripartite tricarboxylate transporter TctB family protein, translated as MALDRWIALIFVAFCCVYGYAAFFTMDQLLPPFMQRNPVWPSTFPKVLAVSGALVGLIVLLDLEKSDDTEEPSATAINYRRLTDYNLGQALMLLGLMVAYALLLRPIGFLLATTSFIFVGSFILGERRWIVMILSGAIASGVVWYLVQEVLGIFLRPLPFFMGV; from the coding sequence ATGGCGCTTGACCGATGGATCGCATTGATCTTCGTGGCTTTTTGCTGCGTCTATGGCTACGCGGCGTTTTTCACCATGGACCAGCTTTTGCCGCCGTTTATGCAGCGCAATCCGGTCTGGCCGTCCACCTTCCCGAAAGTCCTCGCGGTGTCTGGCGCCCTGGTTGGGTTGATCGTGCTTTTGGACTTGGAGAAATCCGATGATACCGAAGAGCCGAGCGCCACGGCGATCAACTATCGTCGCCTCACCGATTACAATTTGGGTCAGGCGCTGATGCTGTTGGGCCTGATGGTGGCCTATGCGCTTTTGCTGCGACCGATTGGGTTTCTGCTGGCAACCACCAGCTTCATTTTCGTGGGCAGTTTCATTCTGGGCGAACGCCGCTGGATCGTGATGATCCTGTCGGGCGCAATCGCCTCGGGCGTCGTCTGGTATTTGGTGCAAGAGGTGCTCGGCATCTTCCTGCGCCCCTTGCCGTTCTTCATGGGAGTCTGA
- a CDS encoding MarR family winged helix-turn-helix transcriptional regulator: MPSADCLTIPSFLEGLTPEMGALLSIYLMYWRFEERIETIELTPALAKGERHLIIGLFRPRRMGELAKEMQALPSTVTALADSLEDKGLLERRRDPDDRRAWLLCLTDAGMALRQSLSEQASQIFRDIVGLDDADRAKLTALLGEVGETIFRTGLPKELKP; this comes from the coding sequence ATGCCATCAGCGGACTGCCTCACCATTCCCAGCTTCTTGGAAGGCTTGACCCCCGAGATGGGGGCGCTTTTGTCGATCTATCTGATGTATTGGCGGTTCGAAGAACGGATCGAGACGATCGAACTGACCCCCGCGCTTGCCAAAGGGGAGCGGCATTTGATCATCGGCCTATTCCGCCCGCGCCGCATGGGGGAGTTGGCGAAAGAGATGCAAGCTCTTCCCTCAACTGTGACCGCCTTGGCAGACAGCTTAGAGGACAAGGGTCTGCTCGAACGACGACGCGATCCAGATGACCGGCGCGCCTGGCTGTTGTGCTTGACCGACGCAGGCATGGCACTGCGACAATCGCTTTCAGAGCAAGCGTCACAGATTTTTCGCGATATCGTTGGCCTTGATGACGCGGACCGTGCCAAGCTGACCGCATTACTGGGAGAGGTCGGCGAGACAATTTTTCGAACAGGATTACCAAAGGAACTAAAACCATGA
- a CDS encoding acyclic terpene utilization AtuA family protein — MTKVLIPSGALGLGFDRAALANGVAAKPDLIAIDGGSTDSGPHYLGTGTSKYARGSVKAEWADIMAARAEAGVPLVIGTAGTSGADDAVDWLLDITREIAAETGERLKIAVLKSGQDSGKMVAALAAGRIAPLGPALEISAGLLTSCTNIVALAGAEQIQAALETGADIVIAGRTTDTAIISALPLAQGCHPGGAWHGAKIGECGALATTNPGSGTILIEFDMEGFVITPMGSDARATPYTVSAHMLYENSDPFLLYEPGGHLDVTAAQYEALDPQRVRVTGSKWVPSDRYTVKLEGARLAGYQTVSLVLVREPRYVANIRAWCSDIQQKCTAKARASVAGQFDLELRVIGLDATLGELDSHAQTGSEVGVMGIVTAETQAIAQEVAKILNPYLLHHALTEQEEMPTFAFPFSPTEMSRGAIYEFCLNHVLELDDPMDAFDLTTVEVGP; from the coding sequence ATGACCAAGGTGTTGATCCCCTCCGGCGCGTTGGGTCTGGGGTTTGATCGCGCGGCATTGGCCAATGGTGTGGCGGCCAAGCCCGATCTGATTGCGATTGATGGCGGTTCCACCGATAGCGGGCCGCATTATTTGGGCACGGGAACGTCGAAATATGCGCGGGGATCGGTGAAAGCCGAATGGGCCGACATCATGGCCGCCCGGGCGGAAGCCGGGGTGCCCTTGGTGATTGGTACGGCGGGCACCAGCGGCGCAGATGATGCGGTGGATTGGCTGCTCGACATCACGCGCGAGATCGCGGCGGAAACCGGTGAGCGGCTGAAGATCGCGGTTCTGAAGAGCGGCCAGGATAGCGGGAAGATGGTGGCAGCCTTGGCCGCCGGCCGTATCGCGCCCTTGGGCCCCGCGCTGGAGATCTCTGCGGGGTTGCTGACTAGCTGCACCAATATCGTTGCCCTAGCTGGCGCAGAGCAGATCCAAGCGGCGCTGGAAACCGGCGCCGACATCGTGATTGCCGGGCGCACAACCGACACGGCGATCATCTCGGCCCTTCCACTTGCTCAAGGCTGCCACCCTGGCGGCGCGTGGCATGGCGCAAAGATTGGCGAATGTGGGGCGTTGGCCACGACAAACCCAGGGTCTGGCACCATTCTGATCGAGTTTGATATGGAAGGTTTCGTCATCACCCCGATGGGCTCTGATGCAAGGGCCACGCCATACACGGTTTCGGCCCATATGCTTTATGAAAACAGCGACCCGTTTCTGCTCTATGAACCGGGGGGCCATCTGGATGTCACCGCCGCGCAGTACGAAGCGCTTGATCCGCAGCGGGTTCGTGTCACGGGCAGCAAGTGGGTGCCATCCGATCGCTACACAGTGAAATTAGAGGGCGCGCGGCTGGCGGGGTATCAGACCGTCTCCCTCGTGCTGGTGCGGGAACCCCGCTACGTTGCCAATATCCGGGCTTGGTGCAGCGATATTCAACAGAAATGTACGGCCAAGGCCCGCGCAAGTGTGGCAGGGCAGTTCGATCTGGAGCTTCGGGTGATCGGTTTGGATGCAACCTTGGGCGAACTCGATAGCCACGCGCAGACAGGGAGCGAGGTTGGCGTGATGGGCATTGTCACGGCCGAGACCCAAGCGATTGCGCAAGAGGTTGCCAAAATCCTGAACCCCTATCTGCTCCACCACGCGCTTACCGAACAAGAAGAGATGCCGACCTTCGCCTTCCCGTTCTCTCCCACGGAGATGTCGCGGGGGGCGATCTACGAGTTCTGCCTCAACCATGTATTAGAGTTGGACGATCCAATGGACGCTTTCGACCTGACCACAGTGGAGGTTGGGCCATGA
- a CDS encoding efflux RND transporter periplasmic adaptor subunit has protein sequence MRFLIALVATTLLTAPLSAQTAEVDAPIRPVQLITVAADTNGVIRQFFGQIVARQTVDLAFQVAGQIVEFPAIEGEEIANGALIAELDMEPFELQLDQARLQLDQAERTLERLNQLSGTAASQVSIDDAQTAVSLAEIAVRNAEYSLEHATLSAPFDGLIAARNVANFTTVAAGTAVVRVHDMSELRIEIDVPEILFQRGGTDPNVTLSARFPTSDILYPLEIREFDAQASAVGQTFRLTLGLPRPEGPTVLPGSSVTVLAELNLEDTALIIPTSAIHIANDGSLHTMVFVPGDGDIGTIEQRAVELAATREGAFRVLSGLEAGEEIVLTGVNALEDGLTVRRFTGFAN, from the coding sequence ATGAGATTTTTGATTGCGTTGGTCGCAACCACTCTGCTGACCGCTCCCCTCTCGGCTCAAACCGCAGAGGTCGACGCACCGATCCGACCGGTACAACTGATCACCGTGGCCGCCGATACGAACGGCGTGATCCGACAGTTTTTTGGTCAGATCGTGGCGCGCCAGACTGTGGATTTGGCCTTTCAGGTTGCCGGACAGATCGTGGAGTTCCCCGCAATTGAGGGCGAAGAGATCGCCAATGGCGCCCTAATCGCCGAGCTTGATATGGAGCCCTTTGAACTGCAACTGGACCAAGCGCGCCTGCAGCTTGATCAGGCGGAGCGGACCTTGGAGCGGCTCAACCAATTGTCCGGCACTGCCGCCTCGCAAGTGTCCATCGATGACGCCCAAACCGCTGTTAGCCTGGCCGAGATCGCCGTTCGAAATGCTGAGTATTCGCTGGAGCATGCCACGCTCTCTGCCCCGTTCGACGGCCTGATCGCGGCGCGAAACGTCGCGAATTTCACCACGGTTGCCGCAGGAACGGCTGTTGTGCGCGTACATGACATGTCGGAATTGCGGATCGAGATCGATGTGCCGGAGATTTTATTCCAACGCGGCGGGACCGATCCCAATGTGACGCTGAGCGCCCGGTTCCCGACCAGCGACATACTCTACCCGCTCGAGATCCGCGAGTTTGATGCGCAAGCATCGGCGGTCGGTCAAACCTTTCGCCTGACCCTGGGCCTACCCCGTCCAGAAGGGCCGACCGTCTTACCGGGCTCATCGGTCACCGTCTTGGCAGAACTGAACCTTGAAGACACCGCCCTGATCATCCCGACCTCGGCCATTCATATTGCCAATGACGGATCCCTCCACACGATGGTCTTTGTGCCTGGTGACGGCGATATTGGCACGATTGAACAACGCGCCGTCGAACTGGCGGCGACGCGCGAGGGGGCTTTCCGTGTTCTATCAGGGCTGGAAGCGGGCGAAGAGATCGTTTTGACCGGGGTGAATGCCCTCGAAGACGGATTGACCGTGCGCCGGTTCACCGGCTTCGCGAACTGA